A part of Capsicum annuum cultivar UCD-10X-F1 chromosome 6, UCD10Xv1.1, whole genome shotgun sequence genomic DNA contains:
- the LOC124899252 gene encoding uncharacterized protein LOC124899252, producing the protein FHGLILNGCVEHEIVQYALPQFQLMAERVGLFFWNSRTYGDSRLFKLAHLLMKIIPIELEVMQICYTSLKASTSAEVGCFIKNLLEISPDILREYLIHLQEHMVNVITTPGARNIHVMIEFLLIVLTDMPKDFIHHDKLFDLLARVGELTMKVSTLIRDLEEKSRNEESIDETSRATLDLLEKIELLKEDLKHVYLKVPDSCQWCLPMSDGPLFMHLLHRHLMIC; encoded by the coding sequence TTCCATGGGTTGATTTTGAATGGTTGTGTTGAGCACGAGATTGTTCAATACGCCTTGCCTCAGTTTCAACTCATGGCTGAGAGAGTTGGACTCTTCTTTTGGAACAGTCGAACTTATGGAGATTCTCGACTCTTCAAGTTAGCACATCTACTCATGAAGATTATTCCAATTGAACTGGAGGTGATGCAAATATGTTATACAAGTTTGAAAGCTTCAACTTCAGCAGAAGTTGGATGCTTCATTAAGAATCTCCTGGAAATCTCTCCGGACATTCTTAGAGAGTATCTGATTCATCTACAAGAGCACATGGTAAATGTCATTACAACTCCAGGGGCACGAAACATTCATGTCATGATAGAGTTCCTTTTAATTGTTCTTACTGATATGCCCAAGGACTTTATTCATCATGACAAATTATTTGATCTTTTGGCACGTGTTGGAGAACTAACCATGAAAGTATCAACTCTTATTCGTGACTTGGAAGAAAAATCAAGGAATGAAGAGAGTATTGATGAAACAAGTCGTGCAACTCTAGACTTGCTGGAAAAGATTGAACTCCTCAAGGAAGATCTCAAACATGTTTATTTGAAAGTGCCAGACTCATGTCAATGGTGCCTCCCCATGAGCGATGGACCTCTCTTCATGCATCTGCTGCACAGACACCTAATGATTTGCTAG
- the LOC107875175 gene encoding uncharacterized protein LOC107875175: MENEGERKNNFVVSFSALRKDIVNVLDFMERLMNEEDQNAVDMDDQTEKLKFVLAFICTYVQLSHCDLEEFEDIMSAARQEVENLLQPIFDDVDNNVRCKYNMDHVLPSLMDNIGDCISSCYRSTSSVTMTDEHLNFLLQYIHYLSKCLAEQIYPFETQYEILQKVCGNI, translated from the exons ATGGAAAatgaaggagaaagaaaaaacaaCTTTGTG GTGTCTTTTTCTGCTCTTCGCAAGGACATTGTCAACGTTCTGGATTTCATGGAGAGGTTAATGAATGAAGAAGATCAAAATGCTGTTGACATGGACGATCAAACTGAAAAGCTGAAATTTGTGCTGGCATTTATTTGTACGTACGTCCAGCTTTCTCATTgtgatttggaagagtttgaagATATAATGAGTGCTGCAAGACAGGAGGTTGAGAATCTGCTTCAACCAATTTTTGATGATGTTGACAACAATGTCAGGTGTAAATACAACATGGATCATGTCCTTCCTAGCCTCATGGATAATATCGGTGATTGTATCAGCTCGTGTTATCGTTCTACATCAAGTGTCACCATGACTGACGAGCACTTGAACTTCCTCCTCCAGTATATCCATTATCTATCCAAGTGTCTTGCTGAACAGATTTATCCATTCGAGACTCAGTATGAGATTCTTCAGAAAGTGTGTGGCAACATATGA